GTCGGACAGGCAATCCATCCGGGGTTACTTCCCCCGTTGTGTCTCCGTAAAGACAAAAGCTCTCAATCCTTTTATTAATCTTACCAATCATATGTTCTTTAATACCGGCATGGGCCACCACCAAATTTCCCTGATCAAGAATCAAATAGGGAGCAGCGGACTGATAAAAGCTGGTAAATTCTTCAGTAAAAGCAGCTTTTTCTGTAGCATTAAGCTGTAAAAATTCCTCCACGGTTTTTTCCAAGCCATATTTTATCTGCACATTTCGTCCAGTCAAATAGCCGTTTAATTTTTTGCAATGATTCCCCGGTACATATAAAGCGTCGCCCTGTTGCACCATCTTCATGGCTGTTTTAATGCTGTCTAGACAATGGGGCCCTCGATCTCCCAGATCCCCCAAATAGACAGCTTTTCTTCCCTCAGGATGATGAAAACTCCCTTGCTTTTGCCGATAGCCTAATAAAGCAAGCAGTTCTTGCAATTCTTCCAAACAACCATGAACATCGCCAATGATGTCAAAGGGCCCCTTTTCCTGACTAAGATTAAATCTCAAAGATACTCCCCCTAACAGGCCAAAACGCCCGGTACCCACCGGACGTTCCCCAAACTAAAAGAAATCCTCCTCATCTTCCTCTGAATTCACCCAATCGATCAGGGGATTATAACCGAGCAATCCCACGGCGGTAGTTTTTAAACCCAGCAAGGTCATACCCTTGCCTAAATAGGAGTTCTTAATACTTTCAGAGCGACCCAGACCGGTAAAGGCCAGACCACCAATTACACTAAGAAGGCGTTCTGTGGAATTCATGTTTTGCCGCATCTGCTTCACCTCCAATTTTAGTATGGACTGTGAAGCTTATGTTTTAACCACCACAATATCTGGTGTTGTTGGCTTTAATTGATAACATCTTCAGGTAACCTGTGCAGGGCTTTGTACTCATACCAACCACACTTACCACAGGCTAATACATGGGTACAGCACTCTTCGGTATAACCCTGATAACCATCCTCATAGATTTTTTGATCTTCATAGGAACTGTATGGGTCAAAAAAATCCTGGATTAGTCCCTGGTCAGCCAAAACATCGCCACAACGGGGGCACAAATAGTTTAAGGTATATAACCTATTGCAAAGCACACATACCGCAACCAAGCAGCTCACCTCATAATAAATATTTTATTCATCAGTGGTGCCGCCAAGCGGCATGTTAGTCTGAAAAAAGTTTTCCCCAGGGAGCCTTTGAAAATGCGTTACCAAGTTATCCTTTATCACAATGGGAACAATGGGGCACAATTACTTTGCCAGCCAGCACTTTCTCCAAGCGGTATATTCCTTGCCAGCGGGAAAGCAGGTAAGTTACTGCCACCGCTAAAACAATTCGGCTGACTAAAATAAGAAAACCGTTGGCACCCACTGCCATAAACAGGGCTGTATCCTCCACAACCGAGTGACATAGAATTAAGAAGATATTAATGAGAAATAAATCCCGCCAAGTTAAGTCGCCATTTTTCACACTTTCAATAATAACACCGGCACCATAGGCTAAACCGAAGGTTAAACCAACCAGTATTGGAAAGGCCCCTTTTTGTGGTAGACGAAAAAAGCGCATGAGGGGTGCCAACCAATGGGCAATTTTATCCAATATTCGGAGATCCTTGGCTATTTCTAAAAGCACCATGAGGGGAATAATAATGATGGCCATCTGCCAAACACTATTTATACTCCCCCATAGGGCCGTGTTAATAAATTCCCACCACTGAATAGTATCCACAAGCACACCTCCTGTTTAACCCTAGAGCAAAAGATTTAAAATAATCCCAGCCAAAATCGCCAATATAACGCGACATAACCCTATAAACCAGGGATTAATACCACATTTCCCTGCCACCGCACTTTCCACAATGATGGTATGAGATAACAGCAACATCAGAGCAATAATATTGATTTCCTTGACATTTAGTTGCAGTGAGGATATCACTCCCAAAGCCCCGTATATATTTAGTACGTTTCCCACCACCAGAGCCAGGGATGCTTCTCCCGGCAAACCCACATATTTCATCAAGGGAGAACAGAAGTCTGCGATATGGTTGAAAACAGGCGTAAAACTTAGGAAAGTAACCAGCACATAAATGGGTACCACCACCTTGGTCAATAGCCAGGTGGTGGATAAGCCCTTGTGAAGACCCCGCTTTAAAGTATCGATTGTAACCATGTAATAAAACCCCCAGATTAAGGATGAACAGGCTTAATCCAAAAAACTGATGGCTGAAAGCCAAAATAAAGATGTGTCGCATGACAGTAGTTTTGCGACACATCCTTTACACTAGACCAGCACCCGGTTATCTCCCACCCTGCGGGTAACCCTTTCACGGTCAAGGGTTTCCAACAGAGGTAAGATGTATTTCCGAGAAGTGTTCAATATATCCCTGGTTTGAGCTACTGAAATTTCTTTATTTTGTTTAAGATACTCAATAATCATTTCCTTGGCTTGCAGGTAAAGCTCAGCTGTAAA
This region of Desulforamulus ferrireducens genomic DNA includes:
- a CDS encoding metallophosphoesterase, translating into MRFNLSQEKGPFDIIGDVHGCLEELQELLALLGYRQKQGSFHHPEGRKAVYLGDLGDRGPHCLDSIKTAMKMVQQGDALYVPGNHCKKLNGYLTGRNVQIKYGLEKTVEEFLQLNATEKAAFTEEFTSFYQSAAPYLILDQGNLVVAHAGIKEHMIGKINKRIESFCLYGDTTGEVTPDGLPVRLDWAEHYRGKALIVYGHTPVEKPQFKNNTIDIDTGCAMGGHLTALRYPEREILQVAAKAVYYVRH
- a CDS encoding nucleoside recognition domain-containing protein, which encodes MDTIQWWEFINTALWGSINSVWQMAIIIIPLMVLLEIAKDLRILDKIAHWLAPLMRFFRLPQKGAFPILVGLTFGLAYGAGVIIESVKNGDLTWRDLFLINIFLILCHSVVEDTALFMAVGANGFLILVSRIVLAVAVTYLLSRWQGIYRLEKVLAGKVIVPHCSHCDKG
- a CDS encoding nucleoside recognition domain-containing protein, with amino-acid sequence MVTIDTLKRGLHKGLSTTWLLTKVVVPIYVLVTFLSFTPVFNHIADFCSPLMKYVGLPGEASLALVVGNVLNIYGALGVISSLQLNVKEINIIALMLLLSHTIIVESAVAGKCGINPWFIGLCRVILAILAGIILNLLL